The following proteins are encoded in a genomic region of Deltaproteobacteria bacterium:
- the thiS gene encoding sulfur carrier protein ThiS, which produces MFEVLLNGQKEILAESISLTELLGRFSLPTEATAIAVNDEVIPRSLWNEVQIRENDSVEIIRAVGGG; this is translated from the coding sequence ATGTTTGAAGTCCTCTTAAACGGCCAAAAAGAAATCCTCGCAGAATCAATCTCCCTAACAGAACTCTTGGGGCGGTTTTCCCTCCCCACAGAAGCAACGGCCATAGCGGTTAATGATGAAGTAATCCCCCGTTCTCTTTGGAACGAGGTCCAGATTCGGGAAAATGATTCGGTAGAAATTATCCGCGCCGTGGGGGGTGGGTAA
- a CDS encoding thiazole synthase, whose protein sequence is MPDTLKIAGKEFNSRLLVGTGKFSSPQVMVQALEASGTEIVTVALRRIDLSRPETDILHFIDRNKYLLLPNTSGARNSIEAIRLARLSREAGLGNWLKLEVIPDPQYLLPDPIETFKAAEILIKEGFIVLPYINADPVLAKRLADIGTATVMPLGSPIGSAKGIKTKENIRIIIEQATVPVVVDAGLGAPSHATEALEMGADAVLINTAIAVAEDPVLMAEAFRLAVIAGRKGYEAGIAQEKEQAEASSPLVGIVGQK, encoded by the coding sequence ATGCCTGATACTCTTAAAATAGCCGGTAAAGAATTTAACTCCCGTCTTCTTGTCGGGACCGGAAAATTTTCTTCTCCACAGGTGATGGTCCAGGCCCTCGAAGCCTCCGGAACAGAGATTGTCACTGTGGCGCTCCGCCGGATCGACCTCTCCCGTCCCGAAACCGACATCCTCCATTTTATCGACCGCAACAAATACCTCCTCCTCCCCAATACCTCCGGGGCACGCAACAGCATTGAGGCGATCCGGCTCGCCCGTCTGTCACGGGAGGCGGGACTTGGGAACTGGCTCAAACTGGAGGTGATCCCCGACCCGCAATACCTCCTGCCGGACCCGATTGAAACCTTCAAGGCGGCGGAGATCCTTATTAAGGAGGGGTTCATTGTTTTGCCTTACATCAATGCCGATCCGGTGCTCGCAAAACGACTGGCCGATATCGGTACAGCGACCGTCATGCCGCTCGGCTCCCCGATCGGTTCTGCCAAAGGGATCAAGACAAAAGAAAATATCCGGATCATTATCGAACAGGCTACCGTCCCTGTCGTAGTCGATGCTGGTCTAGGGGCCCCTTCTCACGCCACGGAGGCGCTGGAGATGGGGGCGGATGCGGTGCTCATCAACACCGCGATCGCCGTCGCTGAAGACCCAGTCCTCATGGCCGAGGCGTTCCGGTTGGCGGTGATCGCCGGGAGAAAAGGGTATGAAGCAGGAATCGCTCAAGAAAAGGAACAGGCGGAGGCATCGAGTCCGTTGGTCGGGATCGTGGGTCAAAAATGA
- the thiH gene encoding 2-iminoacetate synthase ThiH: MNVQQFQNLLKPLTESERLHLFQSARTLTRQRFGRTIQLFAPLYISNECVVTCTYCGFSRQNKIERKTLTVDEVLKEAEYLRQQRFRHLLLVSGEHPKQVSPEYLSLIAQKLRPLFASLAIEVAPFDKETYSRLCASGVDRVVLYQETYDRLQYASVHLAGPKKFYEKRIQSAEAVLQSGIRSLGMGILLGLSDWRAEATALFEHLLGLRKKYWRADYTVSFPRLRPCASDFAIPHPVSDDDFKQLIAAFRLALPEAGIVLSTRESATLRDELIGLGVTQMSAGSRTEPGGYLHPDQALKQFETEDQRSPEEISRAVQAKGLEPVWKDEESTLMEVL, encoded by the coding sequence ATGAACGTTCAACAATTTCAAAACCTGCTGAAACCGCTGACCGAATCGGAACGTCTCCATTTGTTTCAATCGGCCCGCACCCTCACCCGTCAAAGATTCGGCCGGACGATCCAGCTATTCGCCCCGCTCTATATTTCCAACGAATGTGTCGTCACCTGCACCTACTGTGGTTTTAGTCGTCAAAATAAAATTGAACGAAAGACGCTGACCGTTGATGAAGTTTTGAAAGAAGCGGAATATCTCCGGCAACAGCGGTTCCGCCATCTTCTGCTCGTCTCCGGAGAACACCCCAAACAGGTTTCTCCCGAATACCTGTCCCTCATCGCTCAAAAACTAAGACCGCTGTTTGCCTCACTCGCCATTGAAGTCGCCCCCTTCGACAAAGAAACTTACAGCCGGCTTTGCGCCAGCGGCGTCGACCGCGTCGTCCTCTATCAGGAAACCTACGATCGTCTGCAGTACGCCTCTGTCCATCTTGCAGGACCAAAGAAATTTTATGAGAAAAGGATTCAGTCGGCGGAGGCGGTCCTCCAGAGCGGTATCCGGTCGCTCGGTATGGGGATCCTGCTCGGCCTTTCGGACTGGCGGGCCGAGGCCACAGCCCTTTTTGAACACCTGCTGGGTTTAAGAAAAAAATATTGGCGGGCTGATTATACGGTCAGTTTTCCGCGTCTCCGTCCCTGCGCCAGTGATTTTGCGATCCCCCACCCTGTCTCTGATGATGATTTCAAACAGTTGATCGCCGCCTTTCGTCTCGCCCTGCCGGAGGCCGGTATTGTCCTCTCCACAAGGGAGTCGGCGACCTTGAGAGACGAATTGATCGGGCTGGGGGTGACCCAGATGAGCGCCGGTTCCAGGACAGAGCCGGGTGGTTACCTCCATCCCGACCAGGCGCTCAAACAATTTGAGACCGAAGACCAGCGCTCCCCAGAGGAGATCAGTCGTGCCGTTCAAGCCAAGGGGCTCGAACCGGTCTGGAAGGACGAAGAGTCAACATTAATGGAGGTTTTATGA
- the thiC gene encoding phosphomethylpyrimidine synthase: MPLPSDKTAWDFMPGGWKLKPGHLRRDAADSWIAPQGFVPVTQLEFARLGQITPQMKRVAEREPHLTVEQVLCEVAAGRMVIPANKVHLQYQLDPMAIGRASLTKINANMGASPVSSNTLQEVEKLKWAERWGADTVMDLSTGGNLDATREAIIKNSTVPIGTVPIYSMIIGRKIEGLDEEVICKTLRFQARQGVDYFTIHAGVLQGHLEFVKNRIIGIVSRGGSILAKWMLAHKKENIMYTIWEEICDILHEYDVTFSIGDGLRPGGLADATDKAQLAELSTLGELTERAWRKGVQVMVEGPGHIPFDQIEYNMKLQRRLCHGAPFYVLGPLVTDMFPGYDHITSCIGATAAGYHGAAMLCYVTPKEHLGLPKKEDVKQGCVAYKIAAHAADIALGIPGARNRDDELTKARAALNWEKHFELSFDPELARAYHDEDLGVDTDFCAMCGHDWCSVRISKEISEFDSGKDEHYAWDRVKVSRKPPDPISP; encoded by the coding sequence ATGCCACTCCCATCAGACAAAACGGCATGGGACTTCATGCCGGGGGGTTGGAAATTAAAACCGGGCCACCTCCGTCGCGACGCCGCTGATTCCTGGATTGCCCCCCAAGGGTTTGTTCCGGTCACTCAACTGGAATTCGCACGGTTGGGGCAAATCACCCCACAGATGAAACGGGTGGCCGAGAGAGAACCACACCTCACTGTCGAACAGGTCTTGTGTGAGGTTGCCGCCGGTCGGATGGTGATCCCGGCCAACAAGGTTCACCTCCAATACCAGCTCGACCCGATGGCGATCGGCCGGGCGAGTCTGACCAAGATTAACGCCAACATGGGGGCCTCACCGGTTTCCAGCAACACACTCCAGGAGGTTGAAAAACTAAAGTGGGCCGAACGGTGGGGGGCCGATACCGTCATGGATCTTTCGACCGGCGGCAACCTCGACGCGACCCGCGAGGCGATTATTAAAAACTCAACCGTGCCGATCGGAACGGTGCCGATCTATTCGATGATCATCGGGCGCAAAATCGAGGGGCTGGATGAAGAAGTGATTTGTAAAACGCTCCGATTTCAGGCCCGGCAAGGGGTCGATTACTTCACCATCCATGCCGGTGTCCTCCAAGGGCATCTGGAATTTGTGAAAAACCGGATTATTGGGATTGTGAGCCGCGGCGGTTCCATCCTGGCCAAATGGATGCTGGCCCACAAAAAGGAAAATATCATGTACACGATCTGGGAGGAGATCTGCGACATCCTGCACGAGTACGATGTGACCTTCAGCATCGGCGATGGTCTCCGCCCCGGCGGATTGGCCGATGCGACCGACAAGGCCCAGTTGGCGGAATTATCAACCTTGGGAGAATTGACGGAGCGGGCCTGGAGAAAAGGGGTTCAGGTGATGGTGGAGGGACCGGGTCACATCCCGTTTGACCAGATCGAGTACAACATGAAACTCCAGCGCCGTCTCTGCCACGGGGCGCCGTTCTACGTTTTGGGACCGCTCGTCACCGATATGTTTCCCGGTTACGACCATATCACCAGTTGCATCGGGGCGACCGCCGCCGGGTATCATGGGGCGGCGATGCTCTGCTACGTCACGCCGAAAGAACATTTGGGTCTCCCAAAAAAGGAGGATGTCAAACAGGGGTGTGTCGCCTACAAGATTGCCGCCCATGCCGCTGACATCGCCTTGGGTATCCCGGGGGCGAGGAACCGTGACGATGAACTGACCAAGGCCCGAGCCGCCTTGAACTGGGAAAAACATTTCGAGCTAAGCTTCGATCCGGAGCTAGCCCGTGCCTATCACGATGAGGACCTGGGGGTGGACACCGACTTCTGCGCGATGTGCGGCCACGACTGGTGTTCCGTCCGGATTTCCAAAGAGATCAGCGAATTTGATTCAGGCAAGGACGAACATTATGCTTGGGATAGAGTCAAGGTCTCCAGAAAACCACCTGATCCTATTTCTCCGTGA
- a CDS encoding transporter, whose amino-acid sequence MSFYRSFLFLLFFALLAFEGTASAKSASFDTILFKPATDNNLYAGIYGADSLNQWQYTFGLYTDISANSLKAFTGAGVSTGNIISYNLVGNFYGSVGLLPFLSTGLNLPVAFLESFNDPTTGANSKEFESGDLGLNFKLKALDHERFPVGIAIVPFVTFPTGSDTHFTGSGKITGGFLAVIDSPRLFDRLSLSLNTGVLARSEATVVSSTNIGTQFLYGLGANLAVLSPLDLLVELRGSSSNFFKKAPQSPLEIEPMVRYYFPRLNLAFTAGGGTGIIEGVGAPEWRVLAGVSYLIARPFGEKSRDNEQEN is encoded by the coding sequence ATGTCCTTTTATCGTTCGTTTCTTTTCCTCCTTTTTTTCGCCTTGCTTGCCTTCGAAGGGACCGCTTCGGCCAAAAGCGCCTCTTTTGATACGATTCTTTTCAAACCGGCCACAGACAATAACCTTTACGCCGGTATTTACGGGGCCGACAGTCTGAACCAGTGGCAGTATACCTTCGGTCTCTACACCGATATCTCCGCCAATTCACTGAAGGCCTTTACAGGTGCCGGTGTTTCGACCGGCAATATCATCAGCTACAATCTTGTCGGCAATTTCTACGGTTCTGTCGGGCTCCTTCCTTTTTTAAGCACCGGGCTTAACCTTCCTGTTGCCTTTCTGGAATCTTTCAACGACCCGACAACAGGCGCCAATTCCAAAGAGTTCGAATCGGGCGATCTCGGCCTGAATTTCAAACTAAAGGCCCTGGATCATGAAAGGTTCCCGGTCGGTATCGCCATTGTCCCGTTTGTAACCTTCCCCACCGGTTCGGACACCCATTTCACCGGATCCGGAAAGATAACGGGTGGTTTCCTTGCTGTCATCGATTCACCGAGACTCTTTGATCGTCTTTCTTTGTCACTGAACACCGGCGTCCTTGCCCGATCAGAGGCGACAGTTGTTAGTTCTACCAACATCGGAACCCAGTTCTTGTACGGGCTTGGCGCCAACCTGGCAGTGTTAAGCCCACTTGACCTGCTCGTTGAATTACGGGGAAGCAGTTCGAATTTTTTTAAAAAAGCGCCCCAAAGTCCCCTTGAAATAGAACCGATGGTCCGCTACTATTTTCCTCGCCTGAACCTGGCCTTCACCGCCGGCGGAGGGACGGGCATTATCGAAGGAGTGGGGGCCCCGGAGTGGCGGGTCCTGGCGGGGGTTTCATACCTGATCGCAAGGCCTTTTGGAGAAAAGAGCCGTGACAATGAACAAGAAAACTAG
- a CDS encoding SDR family oxidoreductase: MPLNKKNKKGPQKSIALTGTAGFLGSSILRELEKENRFTTIIAIDTKKPPFDTRRTKFYRLDLTETLADSKLLEILQAEGVETVVHAAFPITPTPNLGYAHELQSVGTMYVLDACAAAKVKKFVLASTTDVYGPHPTNPNFLSENHPLRGGYKSQFIADKVDAETQVLRFSKKHPESIITILRPCTIVGPTIRNFKTTFLQRPVVFTVMGYDPLFQFVHEEDALRAFVTVIEKDCPGVFNIVGDGVLPLSKVLSLSGKIGVPVPSAFLYPMAQAMWYLDIFPAPPSHIDFLKYLCVADGEKARRVMGFVAKYSAKEALLDFIGAERLRHIHLMEA; encoded by the coding sequence ATGCCCCTCAACAAGAAAAATAAGAAAGGTCCTCAAAAAAGCATCGCCTTGACCGGCACGGCAGGGTTTCTGGGGAGTTCCATCCTTCGAGAGCTGGAGAAAGAGAATCGCTTCACCACTATTATTGCAATTGATACCAAGAAGCCCCCTTTTGATACCCGCAGGACAAAATTTTATCGCCTCGATTTGACAGAAACGCTGGCCGATTCGAAACTTCTGGAAATCTTGCAAGCCGAAGGGGTTGAAACGGTTGTTCATGCCGCCTTCCCGATCACACCAACACCCAACCTTGGCTACGCCCATGAGTTGCAATCGGTCGGCACCATGTATGTCCTGGATGCCTGTGCCGCCGCCAAGGTCAAAAAGTTTGTCCTTGCCTCAACAACAGATGTCTATGGCCCGCACCCGACCAATCCCAACTTCCTTTCAGAAAACCATCCGTTGCGGGGTGGTTATAAAAGTCAGTTTATTGCCGACAAGGTCGATGCCGAAACCCAGGTCCTCCGTTTTTCCAAAAAACATCCCGAATCCATCATCACCATCCTTCGCCCCTGCACCATCGTCGGACCAACGATTCGCAACTTCAAGACGACCTTTCTCCAGCGGCCGGTGGTCTTCACCGTCATGGGGTACGACCCCCTGTTTCAGTTCGTCCATGAGGAAGATGCCCTCCGGGCCTTCGTGACAGTAATCGAAAAAGACTGCCCTGGGGTCTTTAATATCGTCGGTGATGGCGTTCTCCCCCTTTCAAAGGTCTTGAGCTTGAGCGGCAAGATCGGTGTTCCGGTCCCGTCGGCCTTTCTCTACCCGATGGCCCAGGCGATGTGGTATCTGGACATCTTCCCCGCTCCCCCCTCCCATATCGATTTTCTCAAATACCTCTGCGTGGCCGACGGGGAAAAAGCCCGGAGGGTGATGGGGTTTGTTGCCAAATACTCCGCCAAAGAGGCGCTTCTTGATTTCATCGGTGCGGAACGTCTCAGGCATATCCATCTAATGGAGGCTTAA
- a CDS encoding acyltransferase family protein gives MGETPLGEAPLGGGPGRGGDSESIKKIRRELETRIEKLEGDLRQTLEKLEANQKGVIPPQLKTEVDGLVKNLEEKIRQVSEELKIKGPPGHSPLTLLFENLKGLLNPLSLESLRKILIGFWYGNGANADYKVDDFGMDPLFCQKVRPLFDFLYNTYWRVSVSGLQHIPNEGRGLVVANHSGTLPYDGAMIRMSVENDHPSRRDVRFLVEDFVYHFPFLGTFMYRTGGVRACQENAERLLQNEQLVAVFPEGVKGIGKHFKHRYRLQRFGRGGFIKLALRTGSPIIPTAVIGAEEIHPIIYKSTLLAKPLGIPYLPITPTLPWLGLFGLIPFPSKWSIHFGGPILFEEYGPKDADDQLLVNKLSEMVREKIQAMIVEALKNRSSVLFG, from the coding sequence TTGGGTGAAACACCCTTGGGTGAAGCACCCTTGGGGGGAGGGCCAGGGAGAGGAGGAGACAGTGAATCTATCAAAAAGATCCGGCGCGAACTGGAAACAAGGATTGAAAAACTGGAGGGGGATCTTCGCCAGACATTAGAAAAACTGGAGGCCAACCAAAAAGGGGTGATCCCGCCGCAACTCAAAACAGAGGTCGACGGTCTGGTCAAGAACCTTGAGGAAAAGATCCGCCAGGTCTCCGAAGAATTAAAAATCAAGGGGCCTCCGGGCCATTCCCCTCTCACCCTCCTTTTTGAAAATCTGAAGGGACTTTTGAACCCACTCTCCCTGGAGTCACTCCGGAAAATTCTGATTGGCTTCTGGTACGGAAACGGGGCCAACGCAGACTACAAGGTTGATGATTTTGGAATGGACCCGCTCTTTTGCCAGAAGGTCAGGCCACTCTTTGACTTCCTGTATAACACCTATTGGCGCGTTTCTGTTTCCGGACTCCAGCATATCCCGAACGAAGGAAGGGGGCTGGTTGTCGCCAACCATTCCGGAACTCTGCCCTATGACGGCGCCATGATCCGGATGTCGGTGGAAAATGACCACCCTTCGCGCCGCGATGTCCGCTTCCTTGTCGAAGACTTTGTCTATCATTTTCCCTTTCTGGGAACCTTCATGTACCGGACCGGCGGCGTTCGTGCCTGCCAGGAAAATGCCGAACGGCTCTTGCAGAATGAACAGCTCGTTGCCGTCTTCCCGGAGGGGGTCAAGGGGATCGGCAAACATTTCAAACACCGCTACCGCCTCCAACGGTTTGGCCGCGGCGGGTTTATCAAGCTGGCCTTGCGAACCGGCTCTCCAATCATCCCGACAGCGGTGATCGGCGCCGAGGAGATCCATCCGATCATCTATAAGTCGACCCTCCTGGCCAAACCGTTGGGTATCCCTTACCTCCCAATTACCCCAACGCTCCCATGGCTGGGGCTTTTTGGCCTGATCCCCTTTCCTTCCAAATGGTCGATCCACTTTGGAGGACCGATCTTGTTTGAAGAGTACGGTCCGAAAGATGCAGACGATCAGTTATTGGTAAACAAACTTTCCGAAATGGTCCGGGAGAAGATTCAGGCGATGATCGTCGAGGCCCTCAAAAATCGAAGCTCTGTTCTGTTTGGCTAA
- a CDS encoding glucose-6-phosphate isomerase (catalyzes the formation of D-fructose 6-phosphate from D-glucose 6-phosphate) encodes MARADLLLDYENVMAEKVGRKEGFVLSEIESLVKNIQTIQKGLVNLRHLGQLPFWDLPFNEEESGRIVKSAEAKRKEFDHFILIGIGGSSLGAETLQAALGASHKKKKFYLIDHLDSDRIQQMLEELEPRKTCLIVVSKSGKTFESLATLLVLRKFLKDKLGIGYRRHVVLITDPFSGPLRKMATEEKLESFAIPPGVGGRFSVLTAAGLFPAACFGVDVQELLAGARRMEERVRKRDLAQNPAILSAIIHYLFATRKKRRIRVMMTYAEGLRKYGDWFGQLWAESLGKRYSLGGKKVNAGSTPVAATGVRDQHSQLQLYLEGPDDKVINFVTVEKGESLPIPESPPSLGVEGRQLAKVGLRELLKIEEKATIDALTGEKRPNLSYRLPVLNAFTLGQLLFSSEVETVYAGELWGINPFDQPAVEIIKKNIQNQLWKG; translated from the coding sequence ATGGCCAGGGCTGATCTCCTTCTTGATTATGAAAATGTGATGGCCGAAAAGGTGGGACGAAAGGAGGGGTTTGTCCTTTCCGAGATTGAGTCTCTCGTCAAGAATATCCAGACCATCCAGAAGGGGCTTGTCAATTTAAGACATCTGGGCCAACTCCCCTTTTGGGATCTTCCCTTTAATGAGGAAGAATCAGGCCGTATCGTCAAATCGGCCGAGGCCAAGAGGAAAGAGTTCGATCATTTTATCTTGATCGGTATTGGAGGCTCTTCACTGGGTGCTGAAACCCTCCAGGCCGCTTTAGGCGCCTCTCACAAGAAAAAGAAATTTTACCTGATTGACCATTTGGATTCAGACCGGATCCAACAGATGCTGGAAGAACTGGAGCCGCGTAAGACCTGTCTGATCGTTGTGAGTAAATCAGGAAAGACCTTCGAATCACTAGCGACCCTTTTGGTTTTAAGAAAGTTCTTGAAAGACAAGCTGGGGATCGGCTATCGCCGCCATGTGGTCCTGATTACGGATCCGTTCAGCGGGCCTCTTCGGAAGATGGCGACCGAGGAAAAACTGGAATCGTTTGCCATCCCACCGGGAGTTGGCGGGCGTTTCTCTGTACTGACTGCGGCGGGTCTTTTCCCTGCCGCCTGTTTTGGGGTGGATGTTCAGGAATTGCTCGCTGGAGCCAGAAGGATGGAGGAGCGGGTTCGGAAGAGGGATCTGGCACAGAACCCGGCGATCCTGTCTGCGATTATTCACTATCTTTTTGCGACGAGAAAAAAAAGGCGGATTCGCGTCATGATGACCTATGCCGAGGGACTCCGAAAGTATGGGGATTGGTTTGGCCAGCTTTGGGCGGAGAGTTTGGGAAAGAGGTATTCGTTGGGGGGTAAAAAGGTCAATGCCGGTTCGACCCCTGTCGCCGCGACAGGGGTTAGGGATCAACATTCACAACTCCAGCTTTATCTCGAAGGACCAGATGACAAGGTGATTAATTTTGTGACGGTCGAAAAGGGAGAATCCCTGCCGATCCCGGAATCTCCGCCATCTTTGGGTGTGGAAGGGCGCCAGCTTGCGAAAGTTGGTCTGCGAGAGCTCTTAAAAATCGAGGAAAAGGCGACAATCGATGCCTTGACAGGGGAAAAAAGGCCGAATTTAAGTTACCGTCTGCCCGTTTTAAATGCTTTTACGCTGGGTCAGCTATTGTTTTCCTCCGAAGTGGAAACCGTTTATGCCGGTGAACTCTGGGGGATCAATCCCTTTGACCAGCCGGCGGTCGAGATTATCAAGAAGAATATCCAAAACCAACTCTGGAAGGGTTAG
- a CDS encoding SCP2 sterol-binding domain-containing protein produces MATFENSAKLIEVLSGFFQFLSQDPGIGPKLLASRLILRFNYKEPEASLTVDLSGPQVVILANDTERKPEVEMSMKADVAHRFWLGQVNLMIALTRREITAKGPIPKILKLLPIIKPAYTLYPRYLEERGFFK; encoded by the coding sequence ATGGCTACCTTTGAAAACAGTGCAAAACTCATTGAGGTGCTCAGCGGTTTTTTTCAGTTTTTGAGTCAGGACCCGGGGATCGGCCCAAAGCTTCTCGCCTCGAGGCTGATCCTTCGTTTCAATTATAAGGAACCGGAGGCCTCCCTCACGGTTGATCTCTCGGGTCCCCAGGTTGTCATTTTGGCCAATGATACCGAAAGAAAACCGGAGGTTGAGATGAGTATGAAGGCGGATGTCGCTCACCGGTTCTGGCTGGGGCAGGTGAATCTGATGATCGCCTTGACGCGCCGCGAAATCACGGCCAAGGGGCCGATCCCCAAGATCTTAAAACTCTTGCCGATTATCAAACCGGCCTATACCCTTTACCCGCGCTACCTTGAAGAGAGAGGGTTTTTTAAGTAG
- a CDS encoding iron-containing alcohol dehydrogenase: MVPEFYQFHCPTKVVFGVGLARDFSSELASLGIRRFLVVTDKVLVGNGLVAPIIEGIKKTGFEVVGIFSEIPPNSELTIVKNCASQAKELGAEGFIAIGGGSPIDTAKAANILFTLGGDLVGDYSGAQTISVPLSPLVAIPTTAGTGSEVSSAAVVLNEAEHTKLSFVDSHLYPTLALLDPELTITLPPRLTAATGMDALTHAIESYVSNQKNPVSDALALEAIRLIHRYLVGAVEDGKDREARSGMITASMLAGQAFDHAMVGVVHGMAHALGGLTGIHHGTANSIFLPWGMEYNLEARTEEYAEIGRILVGWNQESSDIKMAHAAIEEVVGLREKLQKLSGLPFRLRDAGVKEDLLGAIAEGAVDDGTSFYNPREVVKEEILKQVKKAY, translated from the coding sequence GTGGTTCCCGAGTTTTATCAATTTCACTGTCCCACAAAAGTTGTCTTTGGCGTCGGTCTTGCCAGGGATTTCTCCTCTGAGTTGGCCTCTTTGGGAATCCGCCGTTTTCTGGTCGTGACCGACAAGGTGTTGGTGGGCAACGGTCTGGTCGCTCCTATTATTGAGGGAATTAAAAAAACGGGGTTTGAAGTTGTCGGCATTTTTTCCGAAATCCCTCCCAACTCCGAATTGACCATTGTCAAAAATTGTGCCTCACAGGCCAAGGAGTTGGGGGCCGAAGGGTTTATCGCGATTGGAGGGGGAAGCCCGATTGATACGGCGAAGGCGGCCAATATCCTTTTTACCCTCGGTGGTGATTTGGTAGGGGATTATTCCGGGGCCCAAACTATTTCAGTGCCGCTCAGTCCCCTGGTAGCGATCCCGACGACGGCAGGGACCGGGAGCGAGGTCTCCTCAGCGGCGGTCGTCTTGAACGAGGCGGAACACACGAAACTTTCTTTTGTAGATAGCCATCTCTACCCGACCTTGGCGCTTTTGGATCCCGAACTGACGATAACACTCCCCCCCAGACTGACTGCCGCGACAGGGATGGATGCCCTGACCCATGCGATCGAATCTTATGTCAGCAATCAAAAGAATCCTGTTTCGGATGCCCTGGCCCTGGAGGCGATTCGTCTGATTCATCGTTATCTCGTGGGTGCGGTGGAGGACGGGAAAGATAGGGAGGCTAGATCCGGCATGATTACCGCCTCAATGCTGGCCGGTCAGGCGTTTGATCATGCGATGGTCGGGGTGGTTCATGGAATGGCCCACGCCTTGGGGGGATTGACCGGTATCCACCACGGGACGGCGAACAGTATCTTTCTGCCTTGGGGGATGGAGTATAATCTCGAGGCCAGGACGGAGGAGTACGCCGAGATCGGCCGGATTTTGGTGGGATGGAACCAAGAGAGTTCCGATATCAAGATGGCCCATGCCGCGATCGAAGAGGTTGTTGGACTGAGGGAAAAACTGCAAAAATTAAGCGGGCTCCCTTTTCGTCTTCGGGATGCCGGGGTTAAAGAGGACCTTCTGGGGGCGATTGCCGAAGGGGCCGTGGACGACGGGACCAGTTTCTACAACCCGCGTGAGGTTGTTAAGGAGGAGATTCTGAAACAGGTAAAAAAGGCCTATTAA